Proteins found in one Sorghum bicolor cultivar BTx623 chromosome 1, Sorghum_bicolor_NCBIv3, whole genome shotgun sequence genomic segment:
- the LOC110431929 gene encoding uncharacterized protein LOC110431929 produces the protein MAASLRSPPPLAAAFRRSRVVVRASSSSSSSSSSAVSSSSSAPKARFVARRSESVPVQQLARPLAEYMSLPASQYSVLDAERIERVDDSTFRCYVYRFRFFALEVCPVLLVRVDEEPDGCCIRLLSCKLEGSPLVEAQNDKFSASMANRVFCSSRSQDSTIQQLTSDTTIEVAIDIPFPFRAIPVEAIESSGRQVLEQLLRVMLPRFLKQLVKDYQAWASGDASRKPLGTGEI, from the exons ATGGCTGCGTCACTCCGCTCGCCGCCTCCGCTCGCCGCCGCCTTCCGCCGCTCCCGCGTCGTCgtccgcgcctcctcctcctcctcctcttcgtcATCATCCGCCGTctcgtcgtcatcgtccgcCCCCAAGGCGCGGTTTGTTGCCCGCCGCTCCGAGTCCGTCCCCGTCCAGCAGCTGGCCCGCCCGCTCG CGGAGTACATGAGCTTGCCGGCCAGCCAGTACTCGGTGCTGGACGCCGAGCGCATCGAGCGCGTCGACGACTCCACCTTCCGGTGCTATGTGTACCGCTTCCGCTTCTTCGCGCTTGAGGTCTGCCCCGTCCTCCTCGTCCGCGTCGATGAGGAACCCGACGGCTGTTGCATTCGCCTCCTCTCCTGCAAG CTGGAGGGGTCACCGCTCGTGGAGGCCCAAAATGATAAATTCTCAG CTTCCATGGCGAATAGGGTTTTCTGCAGCAGCAGGTCGCAAGATTCGACCATTCAACAGCTTACATCAGATACTACAATAGAG GTTGCAATCGATATACCTTTTCCATTTCGAGCAATACCAGTTGAAGCCATTGAATCAAGTGGCAGGCAAGTGCTTGAACAGTTACTCAGAGTCATGCTTCCAAGATTTCTAAAGCAG CTTGTTAAAGACTACCAAGCTTGGGCTTCTGGTGATGCTTCGAGGAAACCACTTGGCACTGGGGAAATCTGA